Proteins co-encoded in one Juglans regia cultivar Chandler chromosome 16, Walnut 2.0, whole genome shotgun sequence genomic window:
- the LOC108989446 gene encoding uncharacterized protein LOC108989446 — MSLEVVEFLKEKNLMEIEVSSGTSSRNRLDHLKKEGSEETHLRNLELESSDDVPGSNYQFRSMNALEILRESVRILRYNSSGFMIITALLISPVAAVLLSNVLVNRSIVKRLTVRLLLVAKSSGLPLRPFVKQSCQHFAEMIVSSVMCFPLYITLSLLSKAAVVYTVDCSYSRKKFDATKFYVIIAKIWRRLVSTYVWVCMLIVGCVTLFFVLLDVVCSAFAVIGFSPDLIVYAAMMAGLVFSVIFANAIIICNIAIVISVLEDVSGPQAMLRSSVLIKGQTQVGLLIFLGSTIGMAFIEGLFEHRVKTLSYGDGSSRIWEGPLLVIMYSFVVLIDSMMSAVFYFSCRSSNMEALDGEGHSILETMAVSAERMVIH; from the coding sequence ATGTCTCTGGAAGTTGTTGagtttttgaaggaaaaaaacttGATGGAAATCGAAGTTTCTAGTGGAACATCCTCTAGAAATAGGTTGGATCACTTGAAAAAAGAAGGATCCGAAGAGACCCATTTGCGAAACCTCGAGCTGGAATCATCTGATGACGTTCCTGGGTCTAATTACCAGTTCCGTTCAATGAATGCCCTGGAGATCTTGAGAGAATCCGTTAGGATTCTCCGCTACAATTCGTCTGGGTTTATGATTATCACCGCGCTGCTCATTTCCCCCGTAGCTGCTGTACTTTTATCGAACGTGTTAGTGAATCGGTCCATTGTGAAGAGACTGACTGTCAGGCTTCTGTTGGTGGCCAAGTCCAGTGGACTGCCTCTCAGGCCTTTTGTCAAACAGTCGTGCCAACATTTCGCAGAGATGATTGTTTCATCGGTTATGTGCTTCCCTTTGTACATCACTCTGTCGTTGTTATCAAAAGCTGCTGTGGTTTACACCGTAGATTGTAGTTATTCGAGGAAAAAATTTGATGCGACCAAGTTTTATGTGATCATTGCCAAGATTTGGAGGCGGCTAGTTTCGACATATGTGTGGGTGTGCATGTTGATTGTTGGTTGTGTCACATTGTTTTTTGTTCTACTTGATGTTGTATGCAGTGCATTTGCTGTAATTGGGTTTTCACCGGATCTGATTGTCTATGCTGCTATGATGGCTGGGCTTGTTTTCTCTGTTATTTTTGCCAATGCAATCATTATTTGCAACATTGCTATTGTGATCTCAGTGTTGGAGGATGTTTCGGGACCGCAGGCAATGCTGCGGTCCAGTGTGTTGATTAAGGGCCAGACTCAAGTGGGTCTTTTGATATTTCTTGGATCCACAATTGGGATGGCCTTTATTGAGGGGTTGTTTGAGCACAGAGTGAAGACCCTGAGCTATGGAGATGGGTCTTCGAGGATATGGGAAGGGCCTCTTTTAGTGATCATGTATTCCTTTGTGGTGCTCATTGATTCTATGATGAGTGCAGTTTTCTACTTCAGTTGTAGATCTTCCAACATGGAAGCTTTGGACGGTGAAGGCCACTCAATACTAGAAACAATGGCTGTTTCTGCTGAAAGGATGGTCATTCACTGA
- the LOC109003230 gene encoding probable WRKY transcription factor 4, whose product MAQNEHSAPPASATVPSVLEPSKSTVPSSSSSSSLSSLPTITLPPRSSFDTIFNGGGGGPGLAGLDFSPGPMTLVSSFFSDTDDCRSFSQLLAGAMAPPADIPSRRLPSVPAPEESNSRARDDDFRFGQNRPPGLAFSQPPIFTVPPGTSSAGFLDSPGLFSPGQGPFGTTQQQALAQVASQIAQIQSHLRIQSDYSSSLSTATTTSLSTQLPPFTTDTTAHQQAPPSIPDSDVTVNESSDFSQPCSFVVDKVDEDGYNWRKYGQKQVKGSEFPRSYYKCTHPKCPVKKKVERSLDGQITEIIYKGQHNHQLPQNNKRGKDTGNSMAPYSMSKKDHESSQATPEHLFGTSDNEEVGDAETGVDEKDEDEPDPKRRSTEFKVSEPAISHRTLAEPRIVVQTTSEVDLLDDGYRWRKYGQKVVKGNPYPRSYYKCTTPGCNVRKHVERASTDPKAVITTYEGKHNHDVPVAKTSSHNTVKNIASQQKPNNAVAEKHALTNMMNLGNNNQQSVARLRLKEEQIA is encoded by the exons ATGGCTCAGAACGAACACTCGGCGCCGCCGGCTTCTGCAACAGTGCCTTCGGTATTGGAACCTTCCAAATCGACggttccttcttcttcttcttcttcttctctttcttctctccctACCATCACTCTCCCACCGCGTTCCTCCTTTGATACGATCTTCAACGGTGGCGGTGGTGGGCCGGGGCTTGCTGGGCTCGACTTCAGCCCAGGACCCATGACCCTCGTCTCCAGTTTCTTCTCCGACACCGACGACTGCAGGTCCTTCTCTCAGCTCCTCGCCGGTGCCATGGCACCTCCTGCGGATATTCCCTCCCGCCGCCTCCCCAGCGTCCCCGCGCCGGAGGAATCAAATTCCCGCGCGCGAGATGACGATTTTAGGTTCGGCCAGAATCGACCTCCGGGTTTGGCGTTTTCTCAGCCGCCGATTTTTACTGTTCCTCCGGGGACGAGCTCCGCCGGCTTTCTAGACTCGCCGGGGCTGTTCTCTCCGGGTCAG GGACCCTTTGGAACGACACAACAGCAGGCTCTGGCACAGGTCGCATCTCAGATTGCACAAATCCAATCCCATTTGCGTATCCAATCAGATTATTCATCTTCATTATCAACTGCAACTACTACATCATTATCAACACAGCTTCCACCCTTTACTACTGATACAACTGCTCATCAGCAGGCGCCACCTTCAATACCTGACTCTGATGTTACAGTAAATGAATCTTCTGATTTCTCCCAACCTTGTTCATTTGTTGTTGATAAGGTTGACGAGGATGGCTACAACTGGCGGAAATATGGGCAGAAACAGGTGAAAGGTAGTGAATTTCCTCGAAGCTATTACAAATGCACCCATCCAAAGTGTCCTGTCAAGAAAAAGGTTGAGCGCTCTCTTGATGGCCAAATCACCGAGATCATTTACAAGGGCCAGCACAACCATCAACTGCCCCAAAACAATAAGCGAGGAAAGGACACTGGAAATTCTATGGCTCCTTATTCAATGTCTAAGAAAGATCACGAATCTAGCCAAGCTACACCTGAACACTTGTTTGGGACAAGTGACAACGAGGAAGTGGGTGATGCTGAAACTGGAGTAGAtgaaaaagatgaagatgaacCTGACCCAAAGAGACG AAGTACAGAGTTCAAGGTTTCAGAGCCAGCCATTTCACACAGGACTCTTGCAGAGCCTAGAATCGTGGTGCAGACAACTAGTGAAGTGGATCTTTTGGATGACGGATATAGATGGAGAAAATATGGACAGAAGGTTGTAAAAGGCAACCCTTATCCAAG GAGCTATTATAAATGCACAACCCCAGGATGCAATGTCCGTAAGCACGTCGAGAGGGCTTCAACAGATCCTAAAGCTGTTATTACAACATATGAGGGAAAACATAATCATGACGTACCAGTTGCTAAAACTAGCAGCCATAACACAGTGAAAAACATAGCATCACAGCAAAAACCAAACAATGCAGTAGCTGAGAAGCATGCCTTAACAAACATGATGAATCTTGGGAACAATAATCAACAATCTGTTGCTCGTTTACGATTAAAAGAAGAGCAGATAGCATAG